A genomic region of Cydia amplana chromosome 27, ilCydAmpl1.1, whole genome shotgun sequence contains the following coding sequences:
- the LOC134660475 gene encoding kanadaptin isoform X2 yields the protein MDENTEHVETSAETAFKKPVLFGRIGKLPKKAKTEPEKVPPSEQKSETPSKPESSAKSNLPPAVLLKEISTPIPYKEPKWSGLCPDGSEYALEVIKSGMIVDKVPLTQQPYYVFGRLANCDVVMAHPTISRHHAVLQYKAFAETDEPPSGWYLYDLGSTHGTHLNRDRLKPNHYTRVRVGHQIKFGSSTRTYILLGPDFDCEGESELSVTEIKQRAQIMKQERERMIQEAVEQREKDREAEERRKEEQGIDWGMGEDAEEEPDLSENPYAATNNEELFLQDPKKTLRGYYEREGHELTYHCDERGAGQFLCRVELPIEDARGQPVIAEVLHKGKKKEAVVACALAACRLLDRAGVLRQASHESRRRKRRDWGADDYYDSDEDTFLDRTGAVERKRDQRRDKYGDSKEEPLTYDKLLEQIKDLEEKIAAEQKTLERLRAAKNQPQDMEDYMQAIPGTTMAHKAEISKTKMAISKLQTELSSRRRLAQLARPAAAPPILTKTTPGLKTANSVVYGKRIRLKDDKKQLPKPAPQKQQETEFVEEMDSDEDTDNKISKNVDTATDDIDNATDTDKAEIKEAKRVFGPMRPPDNYVAPENYFEQESDRDMPEMTDDV from the exons ACCTGAATCTAGCGCAAAAAGTAACCTACCGCCGGCGGTTTTACTGAAAGAGATTTCTACTCCTATACCGTATAAAGAGCCTAAATGGTCTGGTCTTTGCCCTGATG GTTCCGAGTATGCCCTGGAGGTCATAAAGTCGGGTATGATAGTGGACAAAGTGCCACTCACGCAGCAACCATACTATGTGTTCGGGCGCCTCGCCAACTGTGATGTCGTCATGGCACATCCTACTATATCCAG acATCACGCAGTCCTCCAATACAAAGCCTTCGCTGAGACTGACGAGCCACCTTCCGGCTGGTACCTCTATGACCTCGGCAGCACCCATGGGACACATCTCAACCGGGACCGACTTAAGCCGAACCACTATACCAGAGTCCGCGTGGGGCATCAGATCAAGTTCGGGAGCAGCACAAGGACTTATATACTTTTG GGCCCAGACTTCGATTGCGAAGGCGAATCCGAACTGAGCGTGACAGAGATAAAGCAACGCGCGCAAATCATGAAGCAGGAAAGAGAGAGGATGATACAGGAGGCCGTGGAACAGAGGGAGAAGGATAGAGAGGCAGAGGAGAGAAGGAAGGAAGAACAAGGCATTGATTGGGGGATGG gagaAGACGCAGAAGAAGAACCCGACCTCTCGGAGAACCCTTACGCGGCCACCAACAACGAGGAACTCTTCCTACAGGACCCTAAAAAGACCCTGCGCGGGTACTACGAGAGGGAGGGACATGAACTCACCTATCATTGCGACGAGAGAGGCGCAGGACAGTTCTTATGCAG GGTAGAGCTACCTATAGAGGACGCCCGCGGCCAACCAGTCATCGCCGAAGTGTTGCACAAGGGAAAGAAGAAGGAGGCGGTTGTGGCATGCGCCCTTGCGGCATGCCGCCTGTTGGATCGTGCTGGGGTACTGCGACAGGCTAGCCATG AGTCCCGTCGCCGCAAGCGGCGCGACTGGGGCGCCGACGACTACTACGACAGCGACGAGGACACGTTCCTCGACCGCACCGGAGCTGTGGAGCGGAAACGCGACCAGCGACGCGACAAGTACGGCGACAGTAAAGAGGAACCGCTCACTTACGACAAACTG TTGGAGCAAATCAAAGATCTAGAAGAGAAGATAGCCGCAGAACAGAAGACTCTAGAACGACTCAGAGCCGCCAAGAACCAGCCCCAAGATATGGAGGACTACATGCAAGCCATACCCGGGACCACTATGGCACATAAGGCCGAGATATCTAAAACTAAG ATGGCCATAAGTAAACTGCAGACCGAGTTATCGTCCCGGCGGCGCCTCGCGCAGTTAGCCCgcccggccgccgcgccgcccatACTCACCAAGACCACGCCGGGACTCAAGACCGCCAACTCTGTCGTCTATGGGAAGAG AATACGACTAAAAGACGACAAGAAGCAACTCCCGAAACCGGCTCCGCAAAAACAACAAGAAACAGAATTCGTTGAAGAAATGGACTCGGACGA GGACACAGATAACAAAATTAGTAAAAATGTAGATACAGCTACAGATGATATAGACAATGCCACAGACACAGATAAAGCAGAGATTAAAGAAGCGAAGAGAGTTTTTGGCCCCATGAGGCCGCCGGACAACTATGTGGCTCCGGAGAATTATTTTGAGCAAGAGTCCGATAGGGATATGCCTGAAATGACAGATGATGTGTAA
- the LOC134660434 gene encoding uncharacterized protein LOC134660434, producing MSSVFRGQVLKSLVVFGSQYRRLSTKQGCPRAKTILLSTLGVIGAGAGALLYALENAYVEASYADLAHAHHQPWTHDGWTQALDHASIRRGYEVYKQICKACHSCQYIAFRNLVGVTHTEEQAKAEAAEVMVRDGPDETGEYFERPGRLSDYFPSPYPNENAARYANNGSYPPDLSLIVLGRHGGEDYVFSLLTGYVPAPAGVVLREGQHYNPYFSGGAIAMGKLLEDDAIEYTDGTCATAAQMAKDVATFLRWTSEPELDDRRQMSIRLCLWFTVASALMWFFNRHKWISMKSRKLAYKPVAK from the exons ATGTCTTCCGTGTTTAGAGGTCAGGTGTTGAAGAGCCTCGTTGTGTTTGGATCGCAGTATCGACGGCTGTCCACCAAGCAAG GATGTCCAAGAGCGAAAACCATCCTGCTATCAACGTTGGGCGTAATCGGGGCCGGTGCAGGGGCGCTTCTATACGCCCTCGAAAACGCGTACGTGGAGGCCTCTTACGCGGACTTGGCTCACGCGCATCACCAGCCGTGGACCCACGACGGCTGGACCCAGGCGCTGGACCACGCCAGCATCCGACGCGGGTACGAGGTCTATAAACAG ATATGCAAAGCGTGCCACTCCTGCCAGTACATAGCGTTCCGCAACCTGGTGGGCGTGACGCACACCGAGGAGCAGGCCAAGGCGGAGGCGGCGGAGGTGATGGTGCGGGACGGGCCCGACGAGACCGGCGAGTACTTCGAAAGGccag GCCGCCTGTCCGACTACTTCCCAAGTCCGTACCCCAACGAGAACGCGGCTCGCTACGCCAACAACGGCTCCTACCCGCCGGACCTGTCCCTCATAGTGCTTGGCAGACACGGCGGCGAAGACTACGTCTTTTCGCTGCTCACAG GATACGTCCCCGCGCCCGCCGGCGTGGTGCTCCGCGAGGGACAGCACTATAACCCCTACTTCAGCGGCGGAGCCATCGCTATGGGAAAg CTACTCGAGGACGACGCCATCGAGTACACGGACGGCACGTGCGCGACGGCCGCGCAGATGGCCAAGGACGTGGCCACGTTCCTGCGCTGGACCTCAGAGCCGGAGCTGGACGACCGCCGGCAGATGTCCATtag GCTGTGTCTCTGGTTCACCGTGGCCTCAGCGCTGATGTGGTTCTTCAACAGACACAAGTGGATATCCATGAAATCTAGGAAGCTCGCTTACAAGCCCGTCGCCAAGTGA
- the LOC134660460 gene encoding zinc finger protein 431-like: MTELKIEHVTVKSEFDLYPEVGLQYAECESHEKIVVDTEKERHNIFIAREKEVSEAKKDDGNQECNNDTPGASRYPCHICGATFDNISKVGDHLNTHVWTEPNIPEQLYTCAVCPETYPTPELLEEHKKKHNSNSYTCYICDAKLKSFTTLKMHIDKHADSPIQCEHCDKQLTSQWSYYQHMKLHNNQSFPCSLCGKQFTARSKLNNHLISHSSVKPYGCKFCDKRYSREQALKVHMKVHTGQKNYKCDVCEKAYYNTWELRRHRENHDKDKDKKPFQCSECDSSFCTKGQLKCHYEAIHSTETPFPCDACDLKFKSKKAWKYHTLTQHTTKEPYKCDICNKGFVFKYVFDRHVRLHSGERPYPCEHCEKRFKSKPNLKVHIGYFHKDVSCSK; the protein is encoded by the exons ATGACAGAATTAAAAATTGAACACGTTACTGTTAAATCGGAATTCGATTTGTATCCAGAAGTTGGACTTCAATACGCAGAATGCGAAAGTCACGAAAAAATTGTTGTTGACACTGAAAAAGAAAGGCATAATATCTTTATTGCACGAGAAAAAGAGGTTTCCGAAGCAAAAAAGGATGATGGGAACCAAGAATGTAATAATG ACACACCAGGAGCCTCCAGATATCCATGTCACATTTGCGGAGCTACCTTCGACAATATTTCTAAAGTGGGCGACCACCTTAACACACATGTGTGGACGGAACCAAACATACCAGAGCAGCTATACACCTGTGCCGTCTGTCCTGAGACCTATCCTACTCCAGAACTTCTGGAAGAACACAAAAAAAAGCATAATAGCAACAGCTACACATGCTACATCTGCGATGCAAAACTCAAATCCTTTACCACTTTAAAAATGCATATCGATAAACACGCTGACAGTCCAATTCAATGTGAACATTGCGACAAACAACTCACATCGCAGTGGAGTTACTATCAACATATGAAACTCCATAATAATCAAAGCTTTCCATGCTCGCTTTGTGGGAAACAATTTACAGCTCGCAGCAAGCTAAATAACCATCTAATCTCGCATAGCAGTGTAAAACCATATGGTTGCAAGTTCTGCGATAAGCGATACTCGAGAGAGCAAGCATTAAAAGTCCATATGAAAGTACATACTGGACAGAAAAACTATAAATGTGACGTTTGTGAAAAAGCTTATTACAATACCTGGGAATTGAGACGTCACAGGGAAAATCATGATAAGGACAAAGATAAGAAGCCTTTTCAATGCTCGGAATGCGATTCTTCTTTTTGTACAAAGGGTCAACTGAAGTGTCACTACGAGGCTATACACAGTACGGAGACTCCGTTCCCATGTGACGCTTGCGATCTTAAGTTTAAAAGCAAAAAGGCGTGGAAATACCATACGTTAACACAGCACACTACGAAAGAACCATATAAGTGCGATATATGTAATAAGGGTTTCGTGTTTAAGTATGTTTTTGATCGGCATGTGAGATTGCACTCGGGTGAGAGACCATACCCTTGTGAGCATTGTGAGAAAAGGTTTAAATCTAAACCGAATCTGAAAGTTCATATCGGTTATTTTCACAAAGATGTGTCGtgtagtaaataa